In Thermococcus chitonophagus, the genomic stretch AAGACCCTCAATTATGTTAGTGACAACCCTGTGAGGCAGGGCCATGGCTATATCTCCTGGGGTTACGTGCTTAAGTGTTGGCTCTACGTCGCTCTTCCTTATTCTTGACCATGTGCTCCTTCTTCCTCTTCTTAAATCACCTAAACGCTGGATTATGGGCTTCCCTCCACCTATTGTTGTTGCTAGTTGAGCTATACTCCTTCCGTAAGCCGTTGTATCTTCCACGGGCTCGGTAAGCTCTATCCTAGTTAGAAAGGCGAAGTTCGTGTTGTTGCTCTTCTTCTCCCTCATTGAGTGTCCGTTAACGCCAACGTAGCTGTCGTACTTCTCCTCTACTACGAAGCCGTATGGATTAGTACAGAAAGTCCTCACGAAGTCATCATAAGTATCTGTATAGATGTGGAACTTGGGATCGTGGTTTATGCTCGTTATCGGCTCCATGATAATTGCCGGGACCTCAACTCTAACTCCAACGTCTATTGGTCCATGCCTCGCTTTTAGCCCTATCTTCTTTGCAACATCATGGAACCACTCTGCTCCTCCCCTTCCCGGGGCCACGATTATGTACTTGGCCTCTATCGTGAAGATATCTTTACCCCTCTGAACCTTAACCCAGCCCCTGTTGAACTCCAAGGCCTTAGTCCAGAGCATGAACTTTACTCCCTTGCTCTCTAAGTACTGCTTGATGCTTTTAATTACCTTAGGGGTGTGATCGCTACCGATGTGCCTCTGAATTATTGGGATGAACTTAACTCCTGCCTGAGCTGCCCTTCTTTCCCAATACCTAATTTGATCGGGATCTCCTTTGTACAGATTCCTGGGGGCCCCATGCTTAAGTAAGATCTGATCTACCTCCCAAACGAGTTGCCAAGAATAGTTCTCATCGTTAGTTAACTCCGTAAGATCCCCACCGATGTCGGGTCTTAGGTTAACAGTTCCATCACTTAGTCCTCCAGCTCCTCCAACACCGCTCATTATGTGGCAGGGCTTGCATCCGACACAGTAGCCGAGCTCGTACATTGGGCAGACTCTCTGGTCTACGTCTCCGCCCTCTTCAATAATTAGAATTCTCAGATTGCTTTTCTCGGCAAGTTCATAAGCCGCAAAAAGGCCTGCAGGACCGGCACCTAT encodes the following:
- a CDS encoding NAD(P)/FAD-dependent oxidoreductase, coding for MKYDVVIIGAGPAGLFAAYELAEKSNLRILIIEEGGDVDQRVCPMYELGYCVGCKPCHIMSGVGGAGGLSDGTVNLRPDIGGDLTELTNDENYSWQLVWEVDQILLKHGAPRNLYKGDPDQIRYWERRAAQAGVKFIPIIQRHIGSDHTPKVIKSIKQYLESKGVKFMLWTKALEFNRGWVKVQRGKDIFTIEAKYIIVAPGRGGAEWFHDVAKKIGLKARHGPIDVGVRVEVPAIIMEPITSINHDPKFHIYTDTYDDFVRTFCTNPYGFVVEEKYDSYVGVNGHSMREKKSNNTNFAFLTRIELTEPVEDTTAYGRSIAQLATTIGGGKPIIQRLGDLRRGRRSTWSRIRKSDVEPTLKHVTPGDIAMALPHRVVTNIIEGLEKLDKVIPGVASDHTLLYAPEIKYYAMKVEVNELLETSIENVFAAGDGAGLSRDIVNAAATGIMAARGILVKEGLFNLKDFKKPGNWKQKIESLEPESL